The Winogradskyella schleiferi genome contains the following window.
GCACTATTAAAAAATGCCAAGGAACAGCCAAGTAGATATAAAGAATTACGCCAGACAAGTAATTTCCGTCATATACAAACTCTCTTAAATTATTTAACGAAAGGCACAGTACTACGATGTTTAAGTATTTTATGGAAATATTAATCTTCTTTCTATTAAGAAAGACGAAAGCATTGAACACAAAACCCTGAACTATACCTATCAGTATGATTAATCGTATTATACTGTCATAATTCATTATTTTAATTGCGTTAACAGTTTACAAATGAGTGTTTTAAATATTGAAGATAAGCAATTATAAATTGCTAAATAGATAAAATACTAATCTTGTATATTTAATCATATTGATTTTTAACACTTAAACTTCCTAATGTTAAATAAAAACAAAAAAAAATCTAAACTTAAAATGTCAACGTACATCTGTTTTAATTAATGAGTCTAACAAAATTCTTACAAATAAAATATATGGCATCAAAACCAAATTCCTCAAACTCACTCTTATCGGCCTCAAAAAGCAGAACCAAAAAAATCTCGAATGGCCTTAATTTATTTTTAAACAGTAAATCAAAAACAGAAAGCTCTCAAAATAAAATTGTATTATTCAGCTCGTTTTTACTTTTAGTTATCGGCATTTATTTTCTCTCTGTTTTTCACAGTGATTTTGAACAATTCCGTGCAGCGAAAGCGAGCACAACTCTAGGCTATACTTTTATCGTTGTGGCAACTGGCCTATTTGCTTTTAAGGCCTCTTTCTTTTTCTATAAAGCTTACAATTACTTTAAATACAAACCAATTGATTCCGTTTCAGACGAAGAGCTTCCAACGGTTACTGTAATCGTACCTGCTTATAACGAAGGAAAGCAAGTATGGGATACATTAATGAGCTTAGCGGATAGTAATTACCCAGAACATAAACTTCAAGTGATATCTATCGATGATGGCAGTAAAGACGATACTTGGACATGGATGCTGGATGCAAAGGATAAATTGGGCGATCGTTTAGACATCTATCAACAGCCTAAGAACCAAGGAAAACGTCACGCGCTTTATCGTGGATTTAATTTAGGCACTGGAGATATTTACGTGACTGTAGATAGTGATTCCATTGTTACTGAAGATACCCTTAGAAATTTAGTAAGTCCTTTTATTAAAGATGAACAATGTGGAGCCGTTGCAGGAAACATCAGAGTCTTAAACAATAAAAAGGAAATGCTTCCTAAAATGCTGGATGTGAGCTTTGTAATGAGTTTTGAGTTTGTGCGTTCTGCGGAAAGTTATTTGAATTCCGTTATGTGTACGCCTGGAGCTTTAGCAGCTTACAGAAGTACCGCCGTGCATAACTGTTTACCAGAATGGATCAACCAAACCTTTATGGGAAAAGCATCGGATATTGGAGAAGATAGAGCTATGACCAATATGATATTGAAACAAGGTAAGCACGTTTTATTTCAAAAGAATGCGGTAGCATATACCAACGTACCAGATCAATATATGGGTCTTTATAAAATGTTTATTCGTTGGGGACGAAGTAACGTAAGAGAGAATCTGGAAATGGGAAAATATGTATTCACTAATTTTAGAGCCAAAGGAAAAACGGGAACTCGAATCTTATTTATTAGCCAATTCTTAAAAATATTAATGAGCTATCCTTTACTGATCTCTATGTTATTCTTTGTACTGGTACATCCGTTATTATTTTTAGGATCTACATTGGTCAGTATTTTAATCGCATCAACATTTTCAGTACTGTTTTTTGCCAGTCAATATAAAACCACAGAAGGTATTTGGGCTTATTCTTATAGTATTCTATATACATTCGCCTTATTCTGGATTACGCCTTATGCAATTGCAACAGCCAGCAGAAGAGGTTGGTTGACTCGTGAGTTGACATAGAGCAAGAAAATTAATTTTAAAACATTGCATAAAACCTATCAACATTAAATTTGATAGGTTTTTTTATTGAAACTTCCATTATGTCACCGACAGCCTGTCAGCATAACAACTATTGTTAAATTTTCTAATTTCCATTTTCTTAGGTAAAACTTGAAGAAATCACTAGTTCCTCAATGAAAAGCTCAAATATTTCACAATGTCATAATTCTCAAAATCAATATTCTATTTGGGCACTTCCGTACAGTCCTTGCGGTAAATAGGGTGAAATAAATTATATAAAAATGAGAGTATTAGTAATTGGCGCAGGAAATATGGGTTTAACCTACGCGGAAGGTATGGCGGAATCGTCATTACTCAGTAGGCATAAACTTAGAATTTTTGATACTGACCCAATAAAAATTGAAAGTCTTAGCAAAGATGTTAGATTTAAAGTTTTATATGCTTTAAATGACTGTTTGCCAAAGGCAGATATCGTATATATAGCTGTAAAACCTTACCACAGTGATAGTCTGTTCGAAGCCATGAAACCGATGATCAATGATAATCAAATTTTTGTTTCGCTCATGGCAGGCGTGACTATAGACACCATTCAGCAAAAGTTGGGTGCTAAAAAAGTCATTCGGACTATGCCTAACTTACCTGCACAAGTTGGTAAAGGTGTCACATCTTATACAGAATCAAAAGAAGTTTCTAAAGTTGAGCTTATTACGGTACGGAATCTTTTAGATACCACAGGAACATCCATTCATGTTAATTCTGAAAATTTTATCGATGCCTCAACTGGAATTTCAGGAAGTGGTCCAGCTTACGTCTTTTATTTTATGCAATCTATGCTTGAAGCAGCTCAAAAAATGGGCTTTTCAGAAGACGATTCAAAAATATTGGTAAGCAGCACCTTTGAAGGTGCCATTGAACTGTTCAATCAAAATGATATTTCACCAAAGTCATGGATAAAGAAAGTAGCCTCGAAAGGTGGTACAACCCAAGCTGCGATTGACTCAATGGAAGACAATAATGTGAAACAGCTTATCCAAGATGCGGCCTATGCAGCATTTGACAGAGCTGTGGAATTGGGAAAAGAAGACTAAAAATAAGTTGTGGTTGATTCGCCAAAATATTGAAACAGCCCAGTAACTCAATAATTCAAATTATAGACAATAACCAAAGTAGTAGAAACAAACTTTTAAGTTTTCAAAATCTGCAACTTGACACTAAAAATTATGAATAGAGAAATAAAACGTGTAGTCGTAAAAGTAGGGACCAACGTACTAACGAATAAAGACAATAGAATATTAGGACCAGTGCTTAGAGAGTTGGTAAGACAAATTGCCGTATTATATGAAGAAGACATTATGGTAGTATTAGTATCATCTGGCTCTGCAATTGCAGGAATGGAAGTGTTGGGAGATACGGATATTAAAGATAAATCTGTGAGAAGACAAGTCTATTCGGCCGTTGGTCAACCAAGGATGATGCGCCACTATTATAGTATTTTCCACGATTATGGAATGCGATGTGCCCAAATCTTAGCCACGAAACGTGATTTTGATCCAGGAAAACACAGACAAAATATGATTAATTGTTATGAAGGTTTACTGTCCGAAGGGGTAATTCCTATTGCCAACGAAGATGACGCGGTTTCATTGTCAATGTCCATGTTTTCAGATAACGATGAGTTGGCGAGTTTGGTTGCTGAACTGTTGGACGCAGACCGACTGATTATTCTTTCTGATACAGACGGTCTATTTACAGGACATCCTGATGATATAAACTCCAGAATGATTCATGAAGTTAAGACCCATCACAATGTTGAAAAATACGTTCAAGCTTCCATTAAAAAAGAAGGCGAAGGTCGAGGCGGAATGGCTTCAAAATTAAAAATCGCGAAAGGAACTGCCAATAAAGATATCCCAACTTACATTGCCAACGGCAAACGTGAAAATGTAATTATAGATATCATCAATAATAAAGAAGTGGGTACCAAATTTATTAGTGCCTAAAATAAACTTCAATTAAAAATTTATACATATGAAATTATTACAAACAGACATAAAAAACAAGGTCCTAAAATCAATGATAAAGATTTTAGGTCGTGAAAGACAAGCCATTATCGAAGCGAATAAAAAAGATTTAGAGGCTTTTACAAAAGAAGACCAAGCCCTTTATGACCGCTTGATTGTGAATGATAAAAAAGTAGATGAAATGATTGCTGCGGTCGAAGCCGTAAATGATCAAGATGATCCTGTTGGGCAGGAAATATCTAACCGTACTTTAAAAAACGGCTTAAATATCGTAAATACAACAGCACCATTTGGTACTATTCTTATTATTTATGAATCGCGACCAGATGTTACCATTGAAGCTGCGGTTTTAGCGTTTAAAGCCAATAATAAAATTTTATTGAAAGGTGGAAAGGAAGCCTTAAATAGTAATCTTATTCTTGAAAAATGCTGGCACGAAGCTTTAGAGGAAAACGGATTATCCAAGGATTGGATTAAGCTGTTGCATCTAAAGCGTGAAGAAACCCAAGAATTTCTAAAAAACCCGACGGAACCACTAGATTTAATCGTCCCTCGTGGAGGAGAGCGGTTGATCAACTTTGTAAAAACCCATGCCACATGTGCTGTTTTGGTGAGTGGACGCGGAAATAACTTTTTATATGTTTCAGAACATGCAGACTGGAGCAAAGCTGTCAATGTGATCATTAATGCTAAAACAGATAAGATTTCCGGTTGTAATGCTTTAGACAAGGTATTGATCAATAAAAATCTGCCTGAATATGAAACGAAATTAAAAATGCTTCAGCAAAAACTGGAAAAGCATCAGGTTGAAATTATTGTCGATGACAAAGTATCTGATATTTTATCCCAAAAAGAGACCATTTCAGATGTTGATATATGGTACGAAGAATTTTTAGCCTTAAAACTATTGATTGGCGAAGTGGAATCTTTAGAAGAAGCCATTGATGCTATCAATAAATATTCGGGGAAACATTCGGCTGCCATTATAACGGAAGATAATAATGAAGCGATGCAATTTATGCATAACGTGGATAGTGCTGCCGTTTACCATAATGCTTCTACTCGATTTACAGATGGAGGACAAATGGGTGTTGGTGCAGAATTGGCAATTAGCACAGACAAATTACACCATCGTGGCCCATTAGGTTTAAACCAATTGGTGACCAATAAATATTATGTTTATGGCGATGGACAGGTGCGTGTATAGTTTCATTGTTAGCAGATTAAATCAAATTAAGAACCATATTTCATTAAGTGATTTAGAAATCGTTTGATTTTTTTGAAGTATATTAAATAACACTAGGACTTCAGTATTGAGTTTTTCAAAATTTAGGCTCAAAAATTTGGATATCTCAATAAAAATCCTTATAATATAGGTTATGATAACACAAGACAAAGAGAAGTACGCAGAAGAGTTAAATCAATCCATTTCCTATCTCGAAAATTTAGGATACTCGAATATTAAAGCTGATATTGAAGGCTATGAAACACCAAAATCCTATCATAAGAAAGGTAGTGATATTGATGTTACGCCAGATATTGTAGCCGAAAAAGAAGGTAGAAAACATATTTTCGATTTAAGTTTAAAATCGAAGAAACCAAGATTACTGAAATCTAAGTGGTTGTTTCTAAACACCTTAAGTCAGATTAAATCTTATCGTTTCAGGTTAATCACTAAACGTGGCCATTATAAATTTACAAATGAAACTGTAGATGCCATCAACCTTGATTCTGTAAAACAGATGAAAATCTAAAAATTTTATTATTATTGTGTAACATTTAGTTGCTTTCTTACGTATAATAAAAGCAACATGTTGTTGTAAATTGCACAAATCTTAAAATAAAATGAGACAACTTAAAATTACCAAGCAGGTTACCAATAGGGAAACCGCCTCCTTAGACAAGTATCTTCAAGAAATTGGTAAGGTAGATCTTATTACCGCAGACGAAGAGGTAGAATTAGCGCAACGCATCAAAGCTGGTGACCAGTTGGCTTTGGAGAAATTAACAAAAGCGAACCTACGATTTGTGGTTTCTGTTGCCAAGCAATACCAAAATCAAGGGTTAACACTACCAGATTTAATTAATGAAGGTAATTTAGGTTTAATTAAAGCCGCACAACGTTTTGACGAAACCCGTGGTTTTAAGTTTATTTCTTATGCCGTTTGGTGGATTAGACAATCCATTTTACAAGCCTTGGCAGAACAATCCCGTATTGTGCGTTTACCGCTAAACAAGATTGGCTCTATTAATAAAATCAACAAGACTTTTGCATTTTTAGAGCAAAGTCATGAGCGACCACCTTCTGCGGAAGAAATCGCGAAAGAATTGGACATGACGATTAATGATGTAAAGGAATCTTTAAAAAATTCTGGTCGTCACGTCAGTATGGATGCACCCTTAGTTGAAGGTGAAGATTCAAACCTTTACGATGTTTTGCGTAGTGGTGAATCACCAAATCCAGATAAAGATTTATTACACGAATCATTACGAACTGAAATTGAACGTGCTCTAGAAACTTTAACACCACGTGAAGCTGATGTAATTCGCTTATATTTTGGTTTAGGCAATCAACACCCAATGACTTTAGAAGAAATTGGCGAAACTTTCGATTTAACGCGTGAGCGTGTAAGACAGATTAAAGAAAAAGCAATCAGACGCTTAAAGCATACGTCTAGAAGTAAAATATTAAAGACATATTTAGGTTAGTTTCGACTGCGCTCAGTTACCGACAACATTGTAAG
Protein-coding sequences here:
- the proB gene encoding glutamate 5-kinase; the protein is MNREIKRVVVKVGTNVLTNKDNRILGPVLRELVRQIAVLYEEDIMVVLVSSGSAIAGMEVLGDTDIKDKSVRRQVYSAVGQPRMMRHYYSIFHDYGMRCAQILATKRDFDPGKHRQNMINCYEGLLSEGVIPIANEDDAVSLSMSMFSDNDELASLVAELLDADRLIILSDTDGLFTGHPDDINSRMIHEVKTHHNVEKYVQASIKKEGEGRGGMASKLKIAKGTANKDIPTYIANGKRENVIIDIINNKEVGTKFISA
- a CDS encoding glutamate-5-semialdehyde dehydrogenase, coding for MKLLQTDIKNKVLKSMIKILGRERQAIIEANKKDLEAFTKEDQALYDRLIVNDKKVDEMIAAVEAVNDQDDPVGQEISNRTLKNGLNIVNTTAPFGTILIIYESRPDVTIEAAVLAFKANNKILLKGGKEALNSNLILEKCWHEALEENGLSKDWIKLLHLKREETQEFLKNPTEPLDLIVPRGGERLINFVKTHATCAVLVSGRGNNFLYVSEHADWSKAVNVIINAKTDKISGCNALDKVLINKNLPEYETKLKMLQQKLEKHQVEIIVDDKVSDILSQKETISDVDIWYEEFLALKLLIGEVESLEEAIDAINKYSGKHSAAIITEDNNEAMQFMHNVDSAAVYHNASTRFTDGGQMGVGAELAISTDKLHHRGPLGLNQLVTNKYYVYGDGQVRV
- a CDS encoding glycosyltransferase encodes the protein MASKPNSSNSLLSASKSRTKKISNGLNLFLNSKSKTESSQNKIVLFSSFLLLVIGIYFLSVFHSDFEQFRAAKASTTLGYTFIVVATGLFAFKASFFFYKAYNYFKYKPIDSVSDEELPTVTVIVPAYNEGKQVWDTLMSLADSNYPEHKLQVISIDDGSKDDTWTWMLDAKDKLGDRLDIYQQPKNQGKRHALYRGFNLGTGDIYVTVDSDSIVTEDTLRNLVSPFIKDEQCGAVAGNIRVLNNKKEMLPKMLDVSFVMSFEFVRSAESYLNSVMCTPGALAAYRSTAVHNCLPEWINQTFMGKASDIGEDRAMTNMILKQGKHVLFQKNAVAYTNVPDQYMGLYKMFIRWGRSNVRENLEMGKYVFTNFRAKGKTGTRILFISQFLKILMSYPLLISMLFFVLVHPLLFLGSTLVSILIASTFSVLFFASQYKTTEGIWAYSYSILYTFALFWITPYAIATASRRGWLTRELT
- a CDS encoding sigma-70 family RNA polymerase sigma factor, with protein sequence MRQLKITKQVTNRETASLDKYLQEIGKVDLITADEEVELAQRIKAGDQLALEKLTKANLRFVVSVAKQYQNQGLTLPDLINEGNLGLIKAAQRFDETRGFKFISYAVWWIRQSILQALAEQSRIVRLPLNKIGSINKINKTFAFLEQSHERPPSAEEIAKELDMTINDVKESLKNSGRHVSMDAPLVEGEDSNLYDVLRSGESPNPDKDLLHESLRTEIERALETLTPREADVIRLYFGLGNQHPMTLEEIGETFDLTRERVRQIKEKAIRRLKHTSRSKILKTYLG
- the proC gene encoding pyrroline-5-carboxylate reductase; this encodes MRVLVIGAGNMGLTYAEGMAESSLLSRHKLRIFDTDPIKIESLSKDVRFKVLYALNDCLPKADIVYIAVKPYHSDSLFEAMKPMINDNQIFVSLMAGVTIDTIQQKLGAKKVIRTMPNLPAQVGKGVTSYTESKEVSKVELITVRNLLDTTGTSIHVNSENFIDASTGISGSGPAYVFYFMQSMLEAAQKMGFSEDDSKILVSSTFEGAIELFNQNDISPKSWIKKVASKGGTTQAAIDSMEDNNVKQLIQDAAYAAFDRAVELGKED